Genomic segment of Andrena cerasifolii isolate SP2316 chromosome 16, iyAndCera1_principal, whole genome shotgun sequence:
GCGCATAACATGTATGCAAACTAAATAGAACGTAATTGAaccgaaattaaataaaaacgatTGATGCCTCGTATCGAGCAGTTGCGAGGTATGTACTCGTAACTCTGTTTGCTCACGGAAATGTACATGTGTCTTCAAAGACCGAACGGAGCTGTCACTCGACCTAATATTGGCTAAATGAATTTATTCTGCGGTCAAAGACCGGAATGCAGCCGAAGACGTAGCTTTTAATAACATAGTTTTCGCAGCAACATTGCGGTAGGTATATTTATACGACTAGGATTCGTTTgccttttaatattaataaagcagGTTGCATTTGTTTAAACGGGAAAATCCCGTAAATTCCCGTTAATAGAATAACGCGGTGTTTTCAGCGACCTTAAACGCGTCTCGCCAGAATTTTCAGCCAAGTTTCTCTTTTTTCTTCGCCTTTCGAAACGCGCTGGTAAAAAGTTGACGCCCAACTTTCGCGAGTATCCCGGTGCGCGGCAAAAATATTCGCCGAATAAATTTGTTAGCGAGCTAATCCTTTGCCGGTCGAAGctgcagatataattttaacGGCGGCTTTTCCGCAGCAACGTTAAAAGTTAGTGCGCAACGTCTTTCCTTTTCGCGCGAACGAATAATGGCCCGTCACTCGATGCCCATACGGCCGCGTCCATTTGTCCAACAATTTGCCCTATCAATTTCCCGCTGGTAATTTGTTGCAGAATTTAAGCTGATAGAATAATgcggcagtggcgcactcgctGCGTTAAACGTGTTTCGATAGACTTTTCAGTgtcttgtttttcttttttgtatttttttgtttgcCCCTCGCCCTGTACCTATACCCCCTGAAACGTGTTCATCCGACTTTTGCAACTCGGTAAAATTATTCGCTAAATGGATTTGTTAGCGTGCTAATCCCTTGTCGGTGGAAGGCCAGAATTTACCTGAATATATACTCCTGGCAACCAGATTAAAACTGTACTCCTAACAGACTTCAGTTTgcaattttttctaataaagCGAAATATATAAACTTCTTACTATTCAGATAGTAACACCGGCTTCGTTCTTTCGCGTTTTGCGCGTGTCGTTCTTTCCCATCAACGTTCCCCCGCAATTTCCGCACATTTTGCATTAACAAAGTAACTGGCCAAACATCATTCGTCGCGGCTGCTGAACATCTGAAACCGTGCGAAACGTCACCAATGATTCGCCTGCGGAAAGTTCGCGGGAAATAACGCCGTGCGGATTCCTGGTTTCCATAAACAGCGAAACCCCAGAGGATTAACCAATCGCCAGCAAATTAATATCGGATTTCATACGATAATAATATCGAACTGAATGTTTTACGCGGCGCCGCAATAATGAACGAACTAAGTGCGCGGCAGTGAAAACCGCAGATGATTAATATTTCGTTAACCATTTCGCGGCGTTACCGAAACGCAGTTTCGAAATCGCGCTACGTACGAATCTGTTAAAGGGCAATCGCCGCCGACGCTGCTGACCCTTTTCCAGGAGAATCTCCACGGGCAACTTACCGCCCCGCCGGCCGGGAGAAATAATGCGCGTAATTGCCGTTAATGCGGCGTGTAAATTCTCCCCGCGCTTTTCCGCCGGATTTTCCCAATTTCGATCGACAGTTTTCACAGCCGGCCGCGGGTTCATTAACACCGCGCTCATTAATAATTCATTTCCCCCAGGTATCTGCTGGTGACCGTGGGTCCGAACGGGGTGAGGTCACGCAAGTGCGTCGCCAACTGCACCGATGAGTTAGTATCGCATAATGTACAGGTCTTCGCTAAACGAGCGAGGCCGCCATTTCTTTCGGTCATTCGTACGTGGCCAGTGACGAGCACTGTTCATTAGATTCATTTGTCTGACCGTTGTTCCGCAGCGTGATATTTCTGAACCGGTGCGTGTCGAAGCACGCGACCGACACGGCGAATTCAGTGATCAAGAAGCTGGGCTTGGATAATTTTTATAAGGTTGGTGGATTTTAATTGAGCGAAACTGGAGTAGAAGGTAACTGGTTTATTGCGGCTGCGATAGATCCCCCGAGGCTTTCCCTTGGACGTTATCGGCACGAATGATCAATTGCTAAATAATAGTGCCGATGGTGAAGGGTAGTTACCCTCAAGTGGTGGGGATCCAAATGATCCTCGGTGTTTCGCAGTATTGTCTTTGATTGATTATTGCAGGTGAGCTTTTAATAATGCGTAACACAGAATTGGCAGCGGATAACTGATAGCATTTATGATTTACTCATTAGTGTAATGTAATCCGCGGTATTGTAATAGAGCAGTTGATTTTTCGGTATATAATGAGATACAAATGAGGAACATCTGTCTGATTAGAGAGTTtgtataggtaaattatatttaatacctgATAGCTAACACGGACCCATCCTAAATCATTCTTGCATTCCTCTCACACTTTATATTTCACTTCGCACAGGTTACATTTTACACAGAACAATGTCTAAATCTATTGTAGGCCTCTCCTGCAATTTTAACAAACTTGCATACCGATCGTGTCCCTCTATTCAACGCGTAATAAAGTTGCAAACATTGTTACACCAGGTACAGAGATTCACAAACGTTCGTTTCAAATTACACTGCATGATTGTTGCACCTGCGAAACCGATAATCTCACCTCGCAACTTCTGGTGCAGGTGCAAGAATcgcgaaaaaaaagtttttcgtGGGAAAATCAGATTTCGTGGTTCGTATGGTGGGAGGAGCGCtttattacattttacatttccgACTTGTAGTAGTGTAGGAAGGAAttgtgaaagagagagagaggtgtagGAGCAGTGTAGGTTCGGGAAAAGCCTTTGTTTTGGAGCTTGCGAATTCTGTGATACGTGACAGGAAACATATTAATCTAAAAAGTGTGTCTTGAATCGTAGAGTACGGGGATATGGGGtcgaaaaaaacaaacaaaagaaaaaaacaaacattCCATGCAAACATAATAATTACGTGTCATTGTAGCAAGAATCATTCACAGCGAAACAGCAGATTCAAACAGTTACTGATTCAGTAACAAATGCAATTACTTTATTCCGTCCCATCACTCGAGGGTTAATATCGCTAGCCTAATATCTGTCCAACAAAAGGGTATCTAAACATTTCAGGAAGTTTCAAGGGACATGGGCGTCGCGTGGAGGGAGCTGGTCTATCTGCTGCTCATAGCTCTAGGTATGCAGTTTCACCGTTATCGCCGTTATCGGTTATCTCGAATTTCCActcatttttcataaatgactTTCAGCTATCTCGCTCGGCATCTTAATTGCCTTCCGCTATATGGTGCAGTGGGTCGTTTACATTGTCTTAATCGGCGTGATTCTCGCCTGTATCGGTGGCTCCGCGTACCTCTGGTAAGCGCCACCCCTTTGTGCCAAGATTTCATTGAGTTCCACCGCACGATTTGTCTAAGCACGATAGAACGCGTGACGAACGATGTTGCTAGGCGGTTTTCTATCTTTCAAGCCGCATTGCGAAATGTCTTCAATGGGGAACATTATCTTGCTTCAGGCGCGTGTGGCACAACGAGAAGAAAGGGGTGGAGGCGCACGAAATACCTGAGGAGGATTCCAGCGAGGAGGCTTACATGATTTACGCGATAATTATGTCTACCGTCACTGTAAGAAACTAAAAACAATACAGCAACCACCTATTTTATTCGAACCATTGGATGAGCGAGCCACAACTGTCgggataagaatatttttaacaaaacagATTTTCCAGATGTTACTCAGCCCTCAGAAATTCGTAAATTAAAtacaggggtggatttgtgtataggctaATAAATTGAAAAAGGCAAGGCTTATGCCCGCTTGAAAAacagttaattaattttaaaatcgtttGATGATATTCTACAAATAGgccggcagacgcttgttagcttaGGAGCGCCAAATCTCGAAATCCGCCCCTggttaagtaaacgtaaaatagtAAAATTGCTCCCGCGAGAATTCTCCATTCGTATTCACTCGCTTCGAATAGCTCGACAATGGTCCGGGTAAAGGGTGGTCTTGTAAATGAAATATCAGCATCGACGAAGGACAACGCGCGTCCAGCGTTCGGTATAATTCCGTGTAAGTGTACGCGCGTAATGTAGGTCATCACGCTTCTGATCGTCGTCGTAATGAGAAAAAGGATCGCCCTGGTGATGCAGCTGTTCCGCGAGGCAGGGAAAGCCGTTTACGCGATGCCGGCTCTGCTTCTTCAGCCCATATACGTAAATATTTGACGACGCGAATGGTACGCGCGCGGCCGGGTTTGCAGTCTATCCGAAAAAGATGAAATGACGTTTCAGACCTACTTGCTCATCGGCTTCACCGTGTGCGCCTGGGTTTACTGCATGCTCTGGATAGAGAGCGCCGGGAACATCTACATGAATAGGAAAGGCCACATCCACTTCAGAAAGGACACTCTCCTGATCGTAAGTTAATGGATTGGTCGGCAGCCGAAAGCCCCGAGTAGACATGAAGAGAGCACCGTATTATTTATCGCAGGCAACCAGGTGGTAcaatctcttcttcttcttcgtcaccTGCGAGTTCCTTCTCGGCTGCCAGCACGTCGTCGTCGCCTGCGCCGTGGCACGGTGGTTCTTCACCAGGTGACACTTTTTGATCGATATCGTAGCCGGTAGGTGAAGTGCCCCCGCGAGGGACATTTCCATGCCCCCTCGCTCCTCCCCACGGGAATACCTGGGCACGCTTCGTATTTTCATTCCACGGCGCAATTAACGTAATTGTATTTAATGATACGACAGCATTAGCACATCGAGATTGAAAAGGGAGATACCCCGGGTAACACGCCTTCCCTGGCGTTCATTCGCGAAACGCCCGTCGCGCTGGTCACGTAAGGGCACGGTTTTCGTACGCCGCTCGACAATTACGTACGTCTCGCAGGGGACTAAGCAGATAAAAATAGCTGGCAAATATGTATTTAAAGAAACGGAACAGATATACCATTTTCAACCATGCTGGAATTTTAAACGCTTTTTTTCCGATATCGTGCCATTTGGAAATAGTAGGACTTATAAATACACGGTCCACGGAATAGAGTGGTATCTTCGTTACACCGCGATACGCTTATTTTTACTTACGTCCATTCCAAAGCGTCGCAGTGACCCACTGCGCTCAAAGTACAGCTAGCGATTAGAGCCCAGAGGAATCCCATTAAGCAGACTCTTTCCGAACAGAAACAAGAAGCGACTATCCCTGGCGGTGACACGCGGCTTCGGTTATCTGGTGGCGTACCACTTAGGCACCGTCGCGTTCGGCGCGCTGGTTACCGGCGTGGTCCGTATCGTAAGAGCGATGATTTCCTTCGTCCAAAATCGCCTGAAGCAATACGATAACGGCCTGGCAAAGGGGATACTGTGGTGCTGCCAATGCTGTCTTTGGTGTTTCGAGTGTGCTTTGAAATTCCTCACGAGGAACGCTTACATAGAAACAGGTACGAAGTTGCCCCTCCCTGCCTCCTCGTTGTCTACCCCTATCGCGATTCTACTGAATATTAAACGGCCGTTGTAGCGATATACGGCTGCAACTTCTGCACCGGGGGAAAGAAAGCATTCCAGGCCCTGTCAAGTAACATTCTAAGAGTGGCCGCCATAAACAGCGTCGGTGACTTCGTTCTGTTTTTGGGAAAGGTGATGGTGGTTACGCTGACGGTGATCGCGGGCGTCTATTTGGTGCAGGTACGTGAACGATCGTCGTCAACTAGTTCTCCGTTAACGTGGACCTTCTAACGTCCCTGTGTATTTAGAAGAAGGAAGGACTTCATCATCCGTGGGTGCCGATCGCGCTGGCCGGATGCTTCGCCTTCTTAGTGGCCCACTGTTTCATCTCCATCTACGAGGTACTGCTGGAATTCAACGAAACCTTGTTGCTTAATATATATGCCTGCTTATTACTGGGAATATTGAACGACCATGTTCCATGCGTTACAGATGATCATTGATACCATATTCATCTGCTTCTGCGAGGACTGCGAGAAGAACGACGGCATCGGGAGACCTTATTATATGAGCCGCGGATTAATGGTAATTAATCCTCCTATAATCCCACCTATTGATCCTGCTCCTCTATAGAAAGCTTCTTTTAATTGAACCCCCTCCGCTATTGTTCCAGGAATTCGTTGAAAACAGCAAAAAAGCGCTGCGCTATATGCAGCAGGAGCATGCGGT
This window contains:
- the LOC143377439 gene encoding choline transporter-like protein 1 isoform X2; the encoded protein is MSPVDADTSGLASISVPGRACFSIGARGKEDGEEAAQRSPTRYTGPLAGRNPRRCIYDEMPENEGMPSSHSEQIFVTNRSCTDILALIVMVALAAGFGYLISNTVKKGDIYRVINGYDDCANVCGRVTPKETNPEFQCKGADMTENRYLLVTVGPNGVRSRKCVANCTDDVIFLNRCVSKHATDTANSVIKKLGLDNFYKEVSRDMGVAWRELVYLLLIALAISLGILIAFRYMVQWVVYIVLIGVILACIGGSAYLWRVWHNEKKGVEAHEIPEEDSSEEAYMIYAIIMSTVTVITLLIVVVMRKRIALVMQLFREAGKAVYAMPALLLQPIYTYLLIGFTVCAWVYCMLWIESAGNIYMNRKGHIHFRKDTLLIATRWYNLFFFFVTCEFLLGCQHVVVACAVARWFFTRNKKRLSLAVTRGFGYLVAYHLGTVAFGALVTGVVRIVRAMISFVQNRLKQYDNGLAKGILWCCQCCLWCFECALKFLTRNAYIETAIYGCNFCTGGKKAFQALSSNILRVAAINSVGDFVLFLGKVMVVTLTVIAGVYLVQKEGLHHPWVPIALAGCFAFLVAHCFISIYEMIIDTIFICFCEDCEKNDGIGRPYYMSRGLMEFVENSKKALRYMQQEHAVAHT
- the LOC143377439 gene encoding choline transporter-like protein 1 isoform X1, encoding MSPVDADTSGLASISVPGRACFSIGARGKEDGEEAAQRSPTRYTGPLAGRNPRRCIYDEMPENEGMPSSHSEQIFVTNRSCTDILALIVMVALAAGFGYLISNTVKKGDIYRVINGYDDCANVCGRVTPKETNPEFQCKGADMTENRYLLVTVGPNGVRSRKCVANCTDDVIFLNRCVSKHATDTANSVIKKLGLDNFYKEVSRDMGVAWRELVYLLLIALAISLGILIAFRYMVQWVVYIVLIGVILACIGGSAYLWRVWHNEKKGVEAHEIPEEDSSEEAYMIYAIIMSTVTVITLLIVVVMRKRIALVMQLFREAGKAVYAMPALLLQPIYTYLLIGFTVCAWVYCMLWIESAGNIYMNRKGHIHFRKDTLLIATRWYNLFFFFVTCEFLLGCQHVVVACAVARWFFTRNKKRLSLAVTRGFGYLVAYHLGTVAFGALVTGVVRIVRAMISFVQNRLKQYDNGLAKGILWCCQCCLWCFECALKFLTRNAYIETAIYGCNFCTGGKKAFQALSSNILRVAAINSVGDFVLFLGKVMVVTLTVIAGVYLVQKKEGLHHPWVPIALAGCFAFLVAHCFISIYEMIIDTIFICFCEDCEKNDGIGRPYYMSRGLMEFVENSKKALRYMQQEHAVAHT
- the LOC143377439 gene encoding choline transporter-like protein 1 isoform X3 — encoded protein: MGCCGCSDEPSSKVEPRMPENEGMPSSHSEQIFVTNRSCTDILALIVMVALAAGFGYLISNTVKKGDIYRVINGYDDCANVCGRVTPKETNPEFQCKGADMTENRYLLVTVGPNGVRSRKCVANCTDDVIFLNRCVSKHATDTANSVIKKLGLDNFYKEVSRDMGVAWRELVYLLLIALAISLGILIAFRYMVQWVVYIVLIGVILACIGGSAYLWRVWHNEKKGVEAHEIPEEDSSEEAYMIYAIIMSTVTVITLLIVVVMRKRIALVMQLFREAGKAVYAMPALLLQPIYTYLLIGFTVCAWVYCMLWIESAGNIYMNRKGHIHFRKDTLLIATRWYNLFFFFVTCEFLLGCQHVVVACAVARWFFTRNKKRLSLAVTRGFGYLVAYHLGTVAFGALVTGVVRIVRAMISFVQNRLKQYDNGLAKGILWCCQCCLWCFECALKFLTRNAYIETAIYGCNFCTGGKKAFQALSSNILRVAAINSVGDFVLFLGKVMVVTLTVIAGVYLVQKKEGLHHPWVPIALAGCFAFLVAHCFISIYEMIIDTIFICFCEDCEKNDGIGRPYYMSRGLMEFVENSKKALRYMQQEHAVAHT